TGATGGCGGTGGCGACCAGTCCGCAGATCGGCCCGGCACTGCGCGACGCCTTCACACCCTTTCTACGGCAGGTCGCGCAGGCAGGCAGCCCTGATGAAGCTTTGCGCCTGATCACCTTCTTCGGCCTGGGTGCCGACGGGATGGAATTGATGTTCCGCGACGGCAATTTTGGCAGCTACCTGTCCTCCCGCTCAGGAACAGCCAGCCTGCCACACATCCTAGATCTTGCCCGGCTGATCGAAACGCACAACCTCGCGGCTGTGGCCCCCTCCTCGGAACTCTTTGCCCGTTGGGCCGGATCAGGGTTGCGGTTGCTGACCGTGAATATTGCTGTGGATCAGTTCTTCCCTGCCGCCGAAATGCGGGCCTTCGCACAGGCTTCGGCGGGAGCGGGCGTGAATCATACCCACATGGAATTCGCCTCCTCGCAGGGCCATCTGGGCTGCGTCAATGGCACGGCGGCCTTTGCTGTTCAGTTGCAGGCTTTGCTGAACACTCCGGTGACGCCGCTTCCTTGTGTATCTGCCGCAGAATATCTGCAGCAGCTCTGACGTAGGTCGATGCTGCAGTGTCTTCAACTGTCTGGTCATCGACGTTGAAAATGACGGTGAAAAACCCGCGCGGGTTTTTGGCCAGGCTGCCAGCATAACAAAACCACCCCTGGAAGAGCGCTTGGGCCTCAGTACCCGACAGTTTTTGAGCAGGATTCGGACGCGGTTGGCAACATTCCTCTATCCAATCGTCAGTGGACCTTCTAGCTCCGAATGCCAAAAAAAGTAGGTGCCTAATCGCCGATTCATGTCACAATGAGAGAACAAATACAGTTTACTAATCCTGTTGAACTTTTTACGATTACCAAAGGGAGATTTCTGATGGCCCCCGACCTCTTGCAAACGCTGATTCGCCGAGTAGATTATGTTCACGCACGCCGGGGCGGCTTGGCGCTGGCGGTGGTCGGCGAACCGGGCATCGGTAAAAGCCACCTCGGGCAGCGCTTGCTGGCGGGAGTGGGCGGTCTGAAGCTCACGCTGCATACCCGAGATTTCGAAACAGGGTTCGGGCCATTGCTGTCATATCCAACTGCGCCCACATGGGCCAGACAAACGCTGGAACGCGCTTTGGCCGGTCAATCACCCGACGCTGTGGTTCTGGCCAGCGCCGTGAGCGCCCTCCTGGGTCACGCCGCGCCCGCGCTGGTGTGGGCTGAGGATTTCCACGAAGTGGCCAGTAGCGAGCGGGCCGCCGAATTCTGGACGGCGCTGGCCCGTCACTTAACCCACACGCACGGGGTGGCCCTGCTGATCAGCAGCCGCACACCGCTGCCCGAGCCGTTTGCCGAACAGCGCCTGATCCCGCTGGACGGGCTGACGGGCCGCGAACTGCTGGAAGCGCAGGCGGGTGCTCCGCTGCCCCCAGCTGCCCTCGACTGGATCGAATCGCGTGGGCGCGGCAATCCACTGTTTTTGCTCGAATTTTTCCGGCACCTCAACCGCAGCGGCGCACTGTATCTGGACGCTGCCGACGGACGCTGGCGCTGGCACGAGCCGCCCGTTTCCACCCTCCCGCTGAGCGTGGAGGCCCTGATTGCCGATCATCTGTCGCGTCTGACGGTAGGCTCCGGTGCGGAAACCCTGCTGGGGCTGTGGGCGCTTTGGGACACTGCCTTGCCGGGTGAGGCGCTGGAAGCCGAAACTGCCGCCGCTCTCAGCGGGCTTGATCTGGCGCAGGTCAGCGCACTCAAAACCCTGGCACACATCAGCGGGGTCCGCGCGGCACAGACCTTTGCCCATCCGCTGTTCCGGGAAGTGGCGCTGCGTGAACTTCCAGCTTCACTGCGGCGCGAGCTGGCCCGCCGCTGCGCCGAAATTCTGGAGGCCGCACCGGAGCGGGCCGCACAGTTTCTGATTTGGGCGCAGTGGCCCGCTGCGAAAACCGCTACACTCCTGAAACGTGCGCTGAAGATAGCCAGGGAACGCGGCGATGAGACGCGAGTGGCTGAATACTATGACGCTCTGGTTGAAGTGGTTCCCGCTGAACAACGTGCCGAGGCGGCCATGAAGGCAGCTCTGGCACTGCATCCCCTTCATGCCGAGCGGTCGCTGGCGCGGGCCAGCCAGGCGCGGCAGCTCGATCCGATGAATGCCGGGGCGCTGGGCCTGTGCGCCCATCTGCTGTCGACCTCTGGGCGTGGACAGGAAGCTGAGTGGCTACTGGAAGCAGCTCCCGATGAGATCAAGGCGCAGCCCGATTACTGGGCCACCCTGTTAGAAACGCGGGTTAACGCCTCGGACTATAGCGGGGCCATGCGAGTCTGGCAGGAACACGGAAGCGAGCTGGAGGGACGTCCGCAGCTTCAAACGGCGGTTGCGTTGGCACGGGTTCATCTGGGTGAATTTGAATCGGCGGTGGCCGGTATCCGGGCCGCACTGGATCATCCACTAGATGCAGCAGAACGGGTGGCGCTTTTACACGCTCTGGTGCGGGCGCAGGTCTCACAGGCCGATCCGTTGGTGTTTGTCAGCATAGCCCAAGCGCTGGAGATTACGGCTAGATCGGGACTGACGGCGGCACGCATCGAACTGCTGTTAGAGCAGACCCAGATGCTGACCTGGGCATTGCAACTGCCCGGGGCCGACGCTGGTGCTGCAGAAGCTGTCCAACTGGCAGAGACCAGAGGGGATCCCCGGTTGATAGCCCGCACCCAGATCAACCGCGCCGAGTGTCTGGTTTTTCTAGCAAAATTTGGAGAAGCTGAGGATCTGCTGATGGCCGTACTGAACTTGCTGGGCGGTGATCCGGCATCGCGCCACGCAGCGCTGACCCAGCTTTCCCTGACCCACCTGTATCTCGAGTGGGCCAGGCCAGCCGACGCTCTGATCGCCGTACGCCATGCGCGAAAAGCAGTACGGTTGGGCTACGAGGTTCAC
The Deinococcus detaillensis DNA segment above includes these coding regions:
- a CDS encoding alpha/beta fold hydrolase — its product is MSDTLRAAKLESGKEPGEWVFSAQATFAGVDVPLRLGAQSWGTLNPARDNAVLVCHYYTGTMRAAGLNPDGTPGWWAALIGPGLALDTDRFFVICMNTLSNVQAHDLSIVTTGPDTAHPDGQIWGPRFPAWDFGDLHAAQLGLMRALGAPRWHAVVGPSLGGLQALQWAAITPELAPRVMAVATSPQIGPALRDAFTPFLRQVAQAGSPDEALRLITFFGLGADGMELMFRDGNFGSYLSSRSGTASLPHILDLARLIETHNLAAVAPSSELFARWAGSGLRLLTVNIAVDQFFPAAEMRAFAQASAGAGVNHTHMEFASSQGHLGCVNGTAAFAVQLQALLNTPVTPLPCVSAAEYLQQL